A genomic stretch from Bos javanicus breed banteng chromosome 3, ARS-OSU_banteng_1.0, whole genome shotgun sequence includes:
- the LOC133244872 gene encoding platelet-activating factor receptor-like, giving the protein MNRSVGDLGVGGCRPWDDPARFIVVPAAYALALGLGLPANVAALAVFVRSGRRLGQALRLYLLNLALADVLFTLTLPLWLTYYLGPAHWPFPEAACRAAGAAYYVSTYAAVAFAALISVCRCSSVHRPGPKAAARPALRRRGPARAACAAAWLAGLACAAPSLAAPHALSPGPGGASRCLERGWARAGLAYTTVAFFTAAFLLVLAAYVSLARALAAPSGPGPARAGAHRRAARTMVLGLLLVFALCLAPYHLLLAPWVTGQEVAASREGGGCRATSTLDVLHTLSLALLSLNSCLDPLIYCFSVRRFRQDCWALSCRLGVGASGAHSASLASS; this is encoded by the coding sequence ATGAACAGGAGCGTGGGGGACCTGGGTGTTGGCGGCTGCAGACCCTGGGACGACCCTGCTCGCTTCATTGTGGTGCCTGCGGCCTATGCCTTGGCGCTGGGCCTGGGGCTGCCAGCCAATGTGGCGGCCCTGGCGGTGTTCGTCCGCAGCGGCAGGCGCCTGGGCCAGGCCCTTCGTCTCTACCTGCTCAACCTGGCCCTGGCCGACGTGCTCTTCACGCTCACGCTGCCGCTGTGGCTCACCTACTACCTGGGCCCGGCCCACTGGCCCTTCCCGGAGGCCGCCTGCCGCGCAGCCGGGGCCGCCTACTATGTGTCCACCTACGCGGCCGTGGCCTTCGCGGCGCTCATCAGCGTGTGCCGCTGCAGCTCCGTGCACCGGCCCGGGCCCAAGGCGGCCGCCCGCCCGGCCCTGCGCCGCCGCGGCCCGGCCCGCGCCGCGTGCGCCGCCGCCTGGCTGGCAGGCCTGGCCTGCGCCGCACCCTCGCTGGCCGCCCCGCACGCGCTGAGCCCCGGGCCGGGCGGCGCCTCTCGCTGCCTGGAGCGCGGCTGGGCACGCGCCGGCCTGGCCTACACCACCGTGGCCTTCTTCACCGCCGCCTTCCTGCTGGTGCTCGCGGCCTACGTGAGCCTGGCGCGGGCGCTCGCCGCGCCCTCGGGCCCGGGCCCAGCCCGCGCCGGTGCGCACCGGCGCGCGGCCAGGACGATGGTGTTGGGGCTCCTGCTGGTCTTCGCCCTCTGCCTGGCGCCCTACCACCTGCTGCTGGCGCCCTGGGTAACGGGGCAGGAGGTCGCCGCGAGCCGCGAAGGCGGCGGATGCCGGGCCACCTCCACGCTCGACGTCCTGCACACCCTCAGCCTGGCGTTGCTGAGTCTCAACAGCTGCCTGGACCCTCTCATCTACTGCTTCTCGGTGCGCCGCTTCCGCCAGGACTGCTGGGCGCTGAGCTGccgtctgggggtgggggcatctGGGGCGCACTCGGCCTCCTTGGCCTCTTCCTAG